ACGCCCTGGATGATCGCCTTCATGGAAAGGGTATCGCACCGCTTGTTGACCTGCTGCCTGCCGGAGGGCTATTCCAGTGTTGGCACCCACCTGGATGTCCACCACCTGGCACCCACCCCCGTCGGGGCAGTCTTACGCGTCAGGGCGGAAGTGCTCTCCCTGGAAGGATTCAAAGTCAGTTTTTCGATCGAAGCCTGGGATTACCTGGAAAAGGTGGGCGAAGGGAAACATGAACGGGTGATCATTGATGAGGCGCGTTTTTGGCGCCGGGTGGAGAAAAAGATCGCCAGTCTATAACCCTGAGGGAAAACTATCCAGTTTTTGTTCCACCTGCCCGGCGAAGCAAGGCTGCATATACCCCCAACCCAATCCCTGCTAACAGGAATAACCCTCCCAAAATACCCAGCAGCGGGCTTTTCCCAGGCGTCTCCGGGATGATCGCCGTCTGGGCCTCCGTCTCTGAGTTCGCCTGGGCACCAAAAGCGATTTCGGTGGTCTGACCTGCCTCCAGTCGTAAGGTTTGGTTGAGCTCCGTGGTCCGGTTA
Above is a genomic segment from Anaerolineales bacterium containing:
- a CDS encoding thioesterase, with amino-acid sequence MTREDSFEIMLENSAIHLGSGSSRVLATPWMIAFMERVSHRLLTCCLPEGYSSVGTHLDVHHLAPTPVGAVLRVRAEVLSLEGFKVSFSIEAWDYLEKVGEGKHERVIIDEARFWRRVEKKIASL